In Gopherus flavomarginatus isolate rGopFla2 chromosome 1, rGopFla2.mat.asm, whole genome shotgun sequence, a single genomic region encodes these proteins:
- the LOC127040636 gene encoding uncharacterized protein LOC127040636 produces the protein MLLLLLPLLLPWGLESVAMIATPPRENPLVAWLRAYALQEVLIGNLSDVPPSHDCVACTRPKASEGGSPFLWEFLPLTNLTPQHPASACNNTNWVHRPLFTCNTTSDDRRPNSFAPVAVTGPLPAAPCIVFFGFSNPTPLGQYPNCTQWFIGPRPNSNPKKGSSRYRTEFTRFINHLSTSTVFNPTQYLSTAQTHVELRQVRAAHLLWMEVDIPPGQKSPQRSSIHDQFLPSSPGQVWLCGNNIARTALPAFPKGVCAIGQLVIKGGGLFHHRRPFFSSPRKRRTATAWERLKSATEMVIGGYIQFNPLSYSLTLQQIRGLSLGLEALTNITAEGLR, from the coding sequence GAATCAGTCGCCATGATTGCCACCCCGCCTCGAGAAAACCCTCTGGTTGCCTGGTTGAGAGCCTACGCCCTACAGGAGGTCCTCATCGGGAACCTGTCAGATGTCCCCCCATCACACGATTGCGTTGCCTGTACAAGACcaaaggcctcagagggagggtcccccttcctctgggagttcctccccctcacgaacctgactccacagcatccagcttcagcctgcaacaacacaaactgggttcatcggcctctgttcacgtgcaacaccaccagcgacgaccgaagacccaactcattcgcccctgttgcggtgacaggaccactcccagcagccccctgcatcgTGTTCTTTGGCTTCTCCAATCCCACTCCGTTGGGGCAGTATCCCAATTGCACCCAATGGTTCATAGGACCTCGGCCTAACTCAAACCCCAAGAAAGGAAGCTCAAGATACCGCACTGAGTTCACCAGGTTTATTAATCATCTTTCAACAAGTACAGTGTTTAACCCCACCCAATACTTATCCACAGCTCAGACCCATGTAGAACTGAGACAGGTCAGAGCCGCCCACCTACTATGGATGGAGGTCGATATACCACCTGGCCAGAAATCCCCCCAGCGAAGCTCCATCCATGACCAGTTTTTACCCTCTTCCCCAGGACAAGTGTGGCTCTGTGGGAACAACATTGCCCGGACTGCTCTACCCGCATTCCCAAAGGGGGTATGTGCCATCGGGCAACTCGTCATAAAGGGAGGAGGGCTCTTTCACCACCGTCGCCCCTTCTTCTCCTCACCACGCAAACGACGAACAGCCACCGCATGGGAGCGACTCAAGTCAGCCACCGAGATGGTCATAGGAGGGTACATACAGTTTAACCCCCTCTCATACAGTTTAACTTTACAGCAAATCCGTGGACTGTCGCTTGGTCTGGAGGCCCTCACCAACATCACAGCAGAAGGACTTCGTTGA